From Primulina tabacum isolate GXHZ01 chromosome 2, ASM2559414v2, whole genome shotgun sequence, one genomic window encodes:
- the LOC142533745 gene encoding O-fucosyltransferase 8-like isoform X2, translated as MIKRGETLHMMTKRKFQLCIFGYYIWHQFHSQRERLSKRSQIFGRNDIFKLLCGNLGLIMGHKVCNAVAVASLLNATLVIPRFLYSNVWKDPSQFHDIYQEDTFMNTLKNNVNIVKELPSNLKSKDLKAIGSLVTDSDLSKEATPEEYTENILPILIRNGVVHFLGFGNRLGFNSMPSDVQKLRCKCNFHALKFVPRIQKIGSLLVKRIRKYESAKSLLDKALLGKYISSIPPRKQVAITSSSKYLALHLRFEVDMVAYSMCDFGGGEDEKRELQAYREEHFPILLERLKKIKQISPTDLRITGRCPLTPEEAALVLAGLGFNSGTYIYLAGSKIYGGKSKMKSITGLYPNMVTKEDLLSPKELEPLRNFSSQLAALDFIACAASDVFSVTDSGSQLSSLVSGFRTYYGGGNAPILRPSKKSLASILLENNTISWHSFERRIRRMIEEGQRVVNNTCLSGKSIYRHPRCNECMRKDQ; from the exons ATGATCAAGAG GGGAGAAACACTACATATGATGACCAAGCGAAAATTCCAGTTATGTATTTTCGGCTATTACATATGGCATCAGTTTCACTCGCAGAG AGAGAGATTGAGCAAAAGGAGTCAAATTTTTGGAAGGAAcgatatcttcaagcttcttTGTGGAAACCTTGGGCTGATAATGGGTCACAAG GTCTGTAACGCAGTTGCGGTAGCATCTCTCCTTAATGCAACTTTAGTAATTCCTCGATTTCTTTACAGCAATGTATGGAAGGATCCAAG CCAGTTTCATGATATTTATCAAGAGGATACTTTTATGAATACACTGAAGAATAATGTAAATATTGTGAAGGAGCTCCCTTCGAATCTGAAATCAAAAGATCTCAAGGCAATTGGCAGTCTC GTAACAGATTCAGATCTTTCAAAGGAGGCAACGCCTGAAGAATACACAGAGAACATTCTCCCTATTTTAATTCGTAATGGAGTTGTTCACTTTCTTGGATTCGGTAATAGACTAGGGTTCAACTCAATGCCTTCTGATGTTCAG AAACTAAGATGCAAGTGTAACTTTCACGCATTAAAGTTCGTCCCGAGAATTCAAAAAATCGGCTCTTTATTAGTGAAGAGGATAAGAAAATATGAGAGTGCAAAAAGCCTTTTAGACAAAGCGCTTCTTGGAAAATACATCTCAAGTATCCCTCCAAGAAAGCAAGTCGCCATAACAAGCTCTTCCAAATACCTTGCATTGCATTTGCGGTTCGAAGTTGATATGGTGGCATATTCCATGTGTGATTTTGGAGGCGGTGAAGATGAGAAACGGGAGCTCCAGGCCTATAGAGAGGAGCATTTTCCTATTCTCCTCGAGCGGTTGAAGAAAATAAA ACAGATTTCTCCGACAGACTTAAGAATAACAGGAAGGTGCCCATTAACACCAGAAGAAGCGGCATTGGTTCTTGCAGGGCTCGGATTTAACAGTGGAACTTACATCTATCTTGCTGGATCAAAAATTTATGGAGGAAAATCAAAGATGAAATCTATTACTGGCCTTTATCCGAATATGGTTACAAAGGAGGATCTCCTTTCTCCCAAAGAACTCGAACCTCTACGGAATTTTTCATCTCAG CTTGCAGCTTTGGATTTTATCGCTTGTGCTGCTTCTGATGTTTTCTCCGTGACCGACTCGGGAAGCCAGCTATCATCCTTGGTGTCTGGTTTTCGTACCTATTATGGTGGAGGAAATGCTCCCATCTTGAGGCCTAGCAAGAAGAGTTTGGCCTCAATCCTTCTCGAAAATAACACAATCAGCTGGCACAGTTTTGAGAGAAGAATACGAAGGATGATCGAGGAAGGCCAAAGAGTAGTGAATAACACTTGTTTATCTGGCAAAAGCATTTATCGACATCCAAGATGTAATGAGTGCATGCGCAAAGATCAATAG
- the LOC142533738 gene encoding calmodulin-binding receptor kinase CaMRLK-like — MNSLFKLILIITFFFVADSTQTCSNKTADQALLSKAFASVSGFNFSWFFFTNCSSLPISEIKLPSRNLTGTISWKFLANMTQLQVIDLSNNSLAGSVSPVIWFLPNLVEINLSNNRLGGVLGLPKLGMVKFNSSLRRIDVSFNRFKDIGRVSNFKNLTYLDFSHNSFRAVTLPFWFTNLTNLEYLDLSSCNFSGDVKAISRLQFLKYLDVSDNGFTGNFPADFPPLSNLKFLNVSSNNFSGELDSKFVQKFGFSAFSHAGHFITRNSTAAATARPDLHIKPHPGASPPHKPPQKNTVKNRKPVKKVKPEKALILAILLPSTLFLILLSFFTYCLCKNRATSKRTKWAITKPIQIPFRLEKSGPFSFETESGSSWVADLKEPTSAPVVMFEKPLLKLTFKDLIASTSNFGKEYLLAERKNVPLYRAVLPGDLHVVIKVLENARSLSHDEAVAIFEDISKLKHPNLLPISGYCIAGNEKLVLYEFMANGDLHRWKHELPTGAPNVEDWSNDTWEIRSGSHYTSPEELEWRTRHRIAIGIARGLAYLHNARSKPVVHGNLAASNILLTDDLEPKIAGFSLGDKGRLGGSSEGDVYNFGVVLVELLTGKLGSADTVDWVRRLVKDGLGVNALDSRLKLGGNSVGKMTECLGVGYLCTAQAPGKRPTMQQVLGLLKDLHPSPLELI, encoded by the exons ATGAATTCCCTTTTCAAATTAATCCTCATCATTACCTTTTTTTTCGTCGCAGATTCCACACAAACATGCAGCAACAAAACAGCAGACCAAGCTCTACTTTCCAAAGCATTCGCCTCTGTTTCTGGGTTCAACTTTTCTTGGTTTTTCTTCACCAACTGTTCAAGTCTTCccatatcagaaatcaaactcCCTTCGAGGAATCTCACTGGCACGATTTCATGGAAGTTTCTTGCGAACATGACGCAGCTGCAAGTAATAGATCTCTCCAACAATTCTTTGGCAGGTTCTGTTTCGCCTGTGATATGGTTTCTTCCGAATCTCGTTGAAATCAACCTGTCCAACAACCGGCTTGGAGGTGTACTTGGGCTCCCGAAGCTGGGCATGGTGAAGTTTAATTCATCGTTGCGAAGGATTGATGTTTCGTTCAACAGGTTTAAGGATATTGGTCGCGTTTCGAATTTTAAGAATCTTACTTATCTAGATTTTTCGCATAATAGTTTCAGAGCTGTTACGTTGCCCTTTTGGTTTACCAACTTAACTAATCTAGAATATCTCGATCTTTCTAGTTGCAATTTTTCTGGGGACGTAAAGGCAATTTCCCGTCTCCAGTTCTTGAAATATCTTGATGTTTCTGACAATGGGTTCACTGGAAATTTTCCCGCTGATTTTCCACCATTAAGTAACCTTAAGTTCTTGAATGTCTCATCCAATAACTTTTCTGGTGAATTGGACTCAAAATTTGTCCAAAAGTTCGGTTTTTCAGCCTTCAGTCACGCCGGACATTTCATCACTAGGAATAGCACCGCCGCCGCCACCGCCAGGCCTGATTTACACATTAAACCTCACCCGGGAGCCTCGCCACCGCATAAACCACCACAGAAAAACACCGTCAAAAATCGCAAACCTGTCAAGAAAGTTAAACCCGAAAAAGCCTTAATCTTAGCTATATTACTACCTTCAACATTATTCCTAATCTTGCTTAGTTTTTTTACGTACTGCCTATGCAAGAATAGAGCGACTTCTAAACGAACCAAATGGGCAATCACAAAGCCAATCCAAATCCCATTCAGGTTAGAAAAGTCGGGTCCGTTCTCTTTTGAAACAGAATCCGGGTCCTCGTGGGTAGCTGATCTAAAAGAGCCCACTTCAGCTCCTGTGGTAATGTTTGAGAAACCATTGCTGAAACTCACCTTCAAAGACCTTATCGCTTCGACTTCGAACTTCGGGAAAGAATACCTTCTTGCAGAGCGAAAAAACGTGCCCCTTTACCGGGCTGTGCTGCCCGGAGACCTTCACGTGGTAATCAAGGTCCTAGAAAATGCCAGAAGCCTGAGCCATGATGAAGCTGTGGCAATTTTTGAAGATATTTCTAAGCTCAAGCACCCTAATCTACTACCCATCTCTGGATACTGCATTGCAG GTAATGAAAAGTTGGTGTTGTACGAATTTATGGCCAACGGTGATCTACACAGGTGGAAGCATGAACTCCCGACTGGAGCACCAAATGTTGAAGATTGGAGCAACGACACGTGGGAGATCAGATCCGGGTCCCACTACACTTCCCCCGAAGAACTGGAATGGCGCACCCGCCACCGTATCGCCATAGGCATCGCCCGCGGGTTGGCCTACCTCCACAATGCCCGGTCCAAGCCCGTGGTGCATGGAAACCTCGCGGCGTCAAATATCTTATTGACGGACGATCTAGAGCCCAAAATTGCGGGTTTTTCTCTAGGTGATAAAGGTCGACTCGGTGGGTCTTCCGAGGGCGATGTGTATAACTTCGGAGTCGTGCTCGTGGAGTTGCTGACCGGCAAGTTGGGTTCGGCCGACACGGTTGATTGGGTGAGACGGTTGGTGAAGGATGGGCTTGGGGTGAATGCGCTGGACTCGAGGCTGAAACTTGGTGGCAACTCCGTGGGTAAGATGACAGAGTGTCTTGGCGTCGGGTACTTGTGCACGGCACAAGCGCCGGGGAAGAGGCCCACGATGCAACAAGTCTTGGGTTTGCTCAAAGACTTGCATCCTTCCCCTCTAGAGTTGATTTGA
- the LOC142533745 gene encoding O-fucosyltransferase 8-like isoform X3: MMTKRKFQLCIFGYYIWHQFHSQRERLSKRSQIFGRNDIFKLLCGNLGLIMGHKVCNAVAVASLLNATLVIPRFLYSNVWKDPSQFHDIYQEDTFMNTLKNNVNIVKELPSNLKSKDLKAIGSLVTDSDLSKEATPEEYTENILPILIRNGVVHFLGFGNRLGFNSMPSDVQKLRCKCNFHALKFVPRIQKIGSLLVKRIRKYESAKSLLDKALLGKYISSIPPRKQVAITSSSKYLALHLRFEVDMVAYSMCDFGGGEDEKRELQAYREEHFPILLERLKKIKQISPTDLRITGRCPLTPEEAALVLAGLGFNSGTYIYLAGSKIYGGKSKMKSITGLYPNMVTKEDLLSPKELEPLRNFSSQLAALDFIACAASDVFSVTDSGSQLSSLVSGFRTYYGGGNAPILRPSKKSLASILLENNTISWHSFERRIRRMIEEGQRVVNNTCLSGKSIYRHPRCNECMRKDQ, encoded by the exons ATGATGACCAAGCGAAAATTCCAGTTATGTATTTTCGGCTATTACATATGGCATCAGTTTCACTCGCAGAG AGAGAGATTGAGCAAAAGGAGTCAAATTTTTGGAAGGAAcgatatcttcaagcttcttTGTGGAAACCTTGGGCTGATAATGGGTCACAAG GTCTGTAACGCAGTTGCGGTAGCATCTCTCCTTAATGCAACTTTAGTAATTCCTCGATTTCTTTACAGCAATGTATGGAAGGATCCAAG CCAGTTTCATGATATTTATCAAGAGGATACTTTTATGAATACACTGAAGAATAATGTAAATATTGTGAAGGAGCTCCCTTCGAATCTGAAATCAAAAGATCTCAAGGCAATTGGCAGTCTC GTAACAGATTCAGATCTTTCAAAGGAGGCAACGCCTGAAGAATACACAGAGAACATTCTCCCTATTTTAATTCGTAATGGAGTTGTTCACTTTCTTGGATTCGGTAATAGACTAGGGTTCAACTCAATGCCTTCTGATGTTCAG AAACTAAGATGCAAGTGTAACTTTCACGCATTAAAGTTCGTCCCGAGAATTCAAAAAATCGGCTCTTTATTAGTGAAGAGGATAAGAAAATATGAGAGTGCAAAAAGCCTTTTAGACAAAGCGCTTCTTGGAAAATACATCTCAAGTATCCCTCCAAGAAAGCAAGTCGCCATAACAAGCTCTTCCAAATACCTTGCATTGCATTTGCGGTTCGAAGTTGATATGGTGGCATATTCCATGTGTGATTTTGGAGGCGGTGAAGATGAGAAACGGGAGCTCCAGGCCTATAGAGAGGAGCATTTTCCTATTCTCCTCGAGCGGTTGAAGAAAATAAA ACAGATTTCTCCGACAGACTTAAGAATAACAGGAAGGTGCCCATTAACACCAGAAGAAGCGGCATTGGTTCTTGCAGGGCTCGGATTTAACAGTGGAACTTACATCTATCTTGCTGGATCAAAAATTTATGGAGGAAAATCAAAGATGAAATCTATTACTGGCCTTTATCCGAATATGGTTACAAAGGAGGATCTCCTTTCTCCCAAAGAACTCGAACCTCTACGGAATTTTTCATCTCAG CTTGCAGCTTTGGATTTTATCGCTTGTGCTGCTTCTGATGTTTTCTCCGTGACCGACTCGGGAAGCCAGCTATCATCCTTGGTGTCTGGTTTTCGTACCTATTATGGTGGAGGAAATGCTCCCATCTTGAGGCCTAGCAAGAAGAGTTTGGCCTCAATCCTTCTCGAAAATAACACAATCAGCTGGCACAGTTTTGAGAGAAGAATACGAAGGATGATCGAGGAAGGCCAAAGAGTAGTGAATAACACTTGTTTATCTGGCAAAAGCATTTATCGACATCCAAGATGTAATGAGTGCATGCGCAAAGATCAATAG
- the LOC142533745 gene encoding O-fucosyltransferase 8-like isoform X1 → MEHQLRMSQNGDPSLGRRSFGGEHNWDKPGTEKWYKNDRVKYSACKRVWGGKKHMKWLRRHIRSIVFTFMLMGFFFLLDSLLPSVFNPTLFKNMQASRKSYDQEGRNTTYDDQAKIPVMYFRLLHMASVSLAEREIEQKESNFWKERYLQASLWKPWADNGSQVTRAVTLRNHTGYVLVSANGGLNQQRVAVCNAVAVASLLNATLVIPRFLYSNVWKDPSQFHDIYQEDTFMNTLKNNVNIVKELPSNLKSKDLKAIGSLVTDSDLSKEATPEEYTENILPILIRNGVVHFLGFGNRLGFNSMPSDVQKLRCKCNFHALKFVPRIQKIGSLLVKRIRKYESAKSLLDKALLGKYISSIPPRKQVAITSSSKYLALHLRFEVDMVAYSMCDFGGGEDEKRELQAYREEHFPILLERLKKIKQISPTDLRITGRCPLTPEEAALVLAGLGFNSGTYIYLAGSKIYGGKSKMKSITGLYPNMVTKEDLLSPKELEPLRNFSSQLAALDFIACAASDVFSVTDSGSQLSSLVSGFRTYYGGGNAPILRPSKKSLASILLENNTISWHSFERRIRRMIEEGQRVVNNTCLSGKSIYRHPRCNECMRKDQ, encoded by the exons ATGGAGCACCAATTGAGAATGTCACAAAATGGTGATCCGTCTTTAGGTAGAAGGTCGTTTGGAGGAGAGCATAATTGGGACAAACCTGGAACGGAGAAATGGTATAAGAATGATAGAGTAAAGTACAGTGCTTGTAAGAGAGTTTGGGGGGGTAAAAAGCATATGAAGTGGCTACGAAGGCATATCAGGTCTATCGTGTTTACATTTATGTTGATGGGCTTTTTTTTTCTTCTGGATTCGTTATTGCCATCCGTGTTTAATCCCACACTTTTCAAGAATATGCAAGCTTCGAGAAAATCATATGATCAAGAG GGGAGAAACACTACATATGATGACCAAGCGAAAATTCCAGTTATGTATTTTCGGCTATTACATATGGCATCAGTTTCACTCGCAGAG AGAGAGATTGAGCAAAAGGAGTCAAATTTTTGGAAGGAAcgatatcttcaagcttcttTGTGGAAACCTTGGGCTGATAATGGGTCACAAG TAACCAGAGCTGTAACACTCAGGAACCACACTGGTTATGTATTAGTTAGTGCAAATGGAGGTCTAAATCAACAACGTGTTGCG GTCTGTAACGCAGTTGCGGTAGCATCTCTCCTTAATGCAACTTTAGTAATTCCTCGATTTCTTTACAGCAATGTATGGAAGGATCCAAG CCAGTTTCATGATATTTATCAAGAGGATACTTTTATGAATACACTGAAGAATAATGTAAATATTGTGAAGGAGCTCCCTTCGAATCTGAAATCAAAAGATCTCAAGGCAATTGGCAGTCTC GTAACAGATTCAGATCTTTCAAAGGAGGCAACGCCTGAAGAATACACAGAGAACATTCTCCCTATTTTAATTCGTAATGGAGTTGTTCACTTTCTTGGATTCGGTAATAGACTAGGGTTCAACTCAATGCCTTCTGATGTTCAG AAACTAAGATGCAAGTGTAACTTTCACGCATTAAAGTTCGTCCCGAGAATTCAAAAAATCGGCTCTTTATTAGTGAAGAGGATAAGAAAATATGAGAGTGCAAAAAGCCTTTTAGACAAAGCGCTTCTTGGAAAATACATCTCAAGTATCCCTCCAAGAAAGCAAGTCGCCATAACAAGCTCTTCCAAATACCTTGCATTGCATTTGCGGTTCGAAGTTGATATGGTGGCATATTCCATGTGTGATTTTGGAGGCGGTGAAGATGAGAAACGGGAGCTCCAGGCCTATAGAGAGGAGCATTTTCCTATTCTCCTCGAGCGGTTGAAGAAAATAAA ACAGATTTCTCCGACAGACTTAAGAATAACAGGAAGGTGCCCATTAACACCAGAAGAAGCGGCATTGGTTCTTGCAGGGCTCGGATTTAACAGTGGAACTTACATCTATCTTGCTGGATCAAAAATTTATGGAGGAAAATCAAAGATGAAATCTATTACTGGCCTTTATCCGAATATGGTTACAAAGGAGGATCTCCTTTCTCCCAAAGAACTCGAACCTCTACGGAATTTTTCATCTCAG CTTGCAGCTTTGGATTTTATCGCTTGTGCTGCTTCTGATGTTTTCTCCGTGACCGACTCGGGAAGCCAGCTATCATCCTTGGTGTCTGGTTTTCGTACCTATTATGGTGGAGGAAATGCTCCCATCTTGAGGCCTAGCAAGAAGAGTTTGGCCTCAATCCTTCTCGAAAATAACACAATCAGCTGGCACAGTTTTGAGAGAAGAATACGAAGGATGATCGAGGAAGGCCAAAGAGTAGTGAATAACACTTGTTTATCTGGCAAAAGCATTTATCGACATCCAAGATGTAATGAGTGCATGCGCAAAGATCAATAG